A window of Streptomyces sp. NBC_01689 genomic DNA:
CCCGGCGGCGACCCTCCACCGGGGGTACGCGGTGCTGCAGCGGGCCGACGGGCAGGTGGTCCGGGACCCGGACGAGGTGACGGCGGGCGAGGCGCTGCGGGCGCGGGTCGCCGAGGGTGAATTCTCCGTACGAGTGGATGCATAGGGTGGGCGCATGACCGGCAAGGTGGACGAAACGCTCGGGTACGAGCAGGCGCGGGACGAGCTGATCGAGGTCGTGCGCCGGCTGGAGGCGGGCGGTACGACCCTGGAGGAGTCGCTCGCCCTCTGGGAGCGCGGCGAGGAGCTGGCCAAGGTGTGCCGGCGCTGGCTGGAGGGCGCCAGGGCCCGGCTCGACGCGGCCCTGGCGGAGGAGGGTCCGAAGGAGGTGGACGCGGGCGCCGAGTGACGCCGTCGGGCCGTCCGCCGGGTTTCCCGATCTTGTGAAGCGGGTCACCCGGCGCATTTTTTGGTTGAAGCTTAAATTTTCTCGGGTACTGTCGTTCCTGCCAACCGATCCCATGGATCCACCGCACGTCCCGAGAAGGTTTCCCCCATGTCTCTTGTCCTTGACCCCGCCGCCCAGGACCTGCTGTTCCGTGAGGCCCGCACCTCGAACACGTTCACCGACGAGCCGGTGACCGACGAGCAGGTCCAGGCGATCTACGACCTGGTCAAGTACGGCCCGACCGCCTTCAACCAGTCGCCGCTGCGCATCACCCTGGTCCGCTCCACCGAGGCGCGCGAGCGCCTCGTGAAGCACATGGCCGAGGGCAACCAGCCGAAGACCTCCACCGCCCCCCTCGTCGCGATCCTCTCCGCGGACAACGAGTTCCACGAGGAGCTCCCGACCCTCTTCCCGCACTTCCCGGCCGCCAAGGACGTCTTCTACTCGGAGCGCCCGGCCCGTGAGGGTGCCGCCTCGCTGAACGCCGCGCTGCAGGCCGCGTACTTCATCATCGGCATCCGCGCCGCCGGCCTCGCCGCCGGCCCGATGACCGGCCTCGACTTCGCGGGCGTCCAGAAGGAGTTCCTGGACGACGACCACACCCCGCTGATGGTCGTCAACATCGGCAAGCCGGGCGAGGACGCCTGGTTCCCGCGCTCCCCGCGTCTGGACTTCGACCAGGTCGTCACGACCGTCTGACCCGGCCGGCGGCACCACGGCCGCACCGTGGTGACCGTCCGCCCGCGGACATCGAGAAGGGCCCCCGTCAATGGCGCCGGGGGCCCTTTCTCCGTCGGTCGGCCATCGGCGGCCGACGGTACCTGGCGGCTCGGCCGCAGGCCGCAGGCCGCAGGCCGCAGGCCGCAGGCCGCAGGCCGCAGGCCGCAGGCCGCAGGCCGCAGGCCGCAGGCCGCAGGCCGCAGGCCGCCAGGATGGTGGCCGCACGATGACGGCCCCCGCACGTCCGCCAGGGTGCTCCCGTGTGCGGGAACGCGCCTGTCGCGTCGGCGGGTCCGGCGCACCACCCGGGGAACGTCTTTGCCCGGCCGTCAGTGCGCGGGCGCCCCGTCGGCGCCCCGGCGCGCGGCGCAGCGGTCGGATCGGACGTGTCCGCGTCCGCGGCGCACCGCCCGGATCAGGCGTGCCATGTCCGCGGCGCACGGCCGCGGCGGCCGCACGCACCCCGGCCCGCGGCCCTCGGCCCACCGGGCACACCGTCTGCCACCGGCAACACGCGGCCGGACCGGGCACACGCTCTCCCGGGGTGCGCCGACGCACCCCGGCACACGCACGGTCGCCCGCGGCAGACGCCCGTGCGGATCGTGCGCACCCTCGTCCGCGGCAGCCGGGCACGCGGCCGGCTACGACGTCTTCAGCGCCCCGGCCATCCTGGCGAGCTGCCCGAACGACGCCGTCCCGGTCACCACCGTCGTCGAGCCCTTGCCCCGCAGCACGAGGGCGTCGTACTTGTCGCCCTCGTACCGCTCCCACGTGCGGTCGCCGATCCGCTCGGTGGCCTTCGTGGCCGCGGCGCCCTGGCTGGCCGAGTCGATGAACGCGGCCGCCCGCTGAGTGGACTGCTCGATCGCCACGTACTGACCTTCGGGATCGTGGAAGCCCAGGTGCCAGGCGTCGAACGCGGCGCCGTCGTACCGCACCGACGTCGCCTTCCACGTCCCGGGCAGCCCCTCGGGGGCCGCCACCGGATACGACGCCGCGCGACGCGCCGTGAGCAGCTCGACACGGTAGTCGACGCGCTTGAGGGGAGGCTCGGAGTCGTCGTGCGGGATGAAGATGTAGATGACGCCCGCCATGATCCCGATCAGGCCCAGGGAGAGAAGCATGTCCCGGACCGTCTGCTTGCCTTTCGTACCAGCCACGCCCCTATCGTCGCAGGTGCCCTGGCCTGCTCATCCGTGGGGCCCCCTGCTCATTCTGTCGGCCTGGCGATAGAGTCGGGACACACCCTCATCCGGCCGTCGTCGTATCAGAAAGGTGCGCTCCGATGACCGAGCATCATCTGCCGTCCGAACTCGAGGTCCCCTCCGAGGCCCCCGACCGAAATCTCGCCCTGGAACTCGTCCGGGTCACCGAGGCCGCCGCGATGGCCGCCGGCCGCTGGGTCGGCCGCGGCGACAAGATCGGCGCCGACGGCGCCGCCGTACGCGCCATGCGGACCCTCGTCTCCACCGTCTCGATGAACGGCGTCGTCGTCATCGGTGAAGGTGAGAAGGACGAGGCCCCGATGCTCTTCAACGGGGAGCGTGTCGGCGACGGCACCGGTCCCGAGTGCGACATCGCCGTCGACCCGATCGACGGGACCACGCTGACCGCCAAGGGCATGACCAACGCGATCGCCGTGCTGGCAGCCGCGGACCGCGGCACCATGTTCGACCCGTCCGCGGTCTTCTACATGGACAAGCTGGTCACCGGCCCCGAGGCCGCCGACTTCGTCGACATCAACGCGCCCGTGTCGGTGAACATCCGCCGGGTCGCCAAGGCCAAGCGTTCCACCCCCGAGGACGTCACGGTCGTCATCCTCGACCGGCCGCGCCACGAGGGGATCATCAAGGAGATCCGCGAGACCGGCGCCCGGATCAAGCTGATCTCCGACGGTGACGTCGCGGGCTCGATCCTCGCGCTCCGCGAGGGAACCGGCATCGACCTGCTGCTCGGCATCGGCGGGACGCCCGAGGGCATCATCTCGGCCTGCGCGGTGAAGTGCCTGGGCGGCACGATCCAGGGCAAGCTGTGGCCCAAGGACGACGACGAGCGGCAGCGCGCGCTCGACGCGGGTCACGACCTCGACCGGGTGCTGTTCACCGACGACCTGGTCTCCGGCGAGAACGTCTTCTTCGTCGCGACCGGCATCACCGACGGCGAGCTGCTGCGCGGGGTGCGCTACCGCGCCGAGGTGGCGACGACCGAGTCGATCGTCATGCGCTCCAAGTCCGGCACCGTCCGCCAGATCACCTCCCAGCACCGGCTGAGCAAGCTGCGGGCGTACAGCGCGATCGACTTCGACCGCGCGAAGTAGCCCGACGGGCCGGACGACCCGGACGGGCCGCGTACGGACACCACGTCCGTGGCGGTACGTCCGGGGTGCGCGTCCGGGGGCCGGAGCCGCGCGTACGGAGAACCCCGTGCGTACGGAGAACCCCGTGCGTACGGAGAAGACAGAGATGAGGGGCGCCCCCTGTGCGGAGGGGGCGCCCCTTTCCCGTCGCGTTCCGGCTAGCCGGCCGCCGCTATCGGGCCGCGCGCGGCCTTCTTCAGCTCCAGGTCGCGGCGGCGGCGCCGGGCCAGCACCACCCGGCGCTCGGCGGCGGTCAGGCCGCCCCACACCCCGTACGGCTCGGGTTGCAGCAGCGCGTGTTCACGGCACTCGACCATCACGGGACAGCGGGCGCAGACGCGCTTGGCCGCCTCCTCGCGGGACAGCCGGGACGCCGTGGGCTCCTTGGAAGGGGCGAAGAACAGGCCGGCCTCGTCCCGCCGGCACACCGCCTCCGTGTGCCATGGGGCTTCCTGATCCCTGTCCCGCACTGGCGCCCGCTGGGCCGGAACGGCAGCTACCTGCAGGGACTGATGCGGCGGTTGCAGCACGGTCTACTCCTGACGACGGCTTCGCGAGCGTGCCGGGCCCCGCGGGAACTCCCGCGGCGCCCTCCAAGAGACGATGCAGCAAGGCCTACCCGCTGTGCGCGCGCCTATGCACTGAGTCCCAAGAGCGGAGTCCGGCGTTCACGACGGGGCGCGCACGGCACCGGACCGGCGCGTCCCGCACGTCGTGGGATTCACTCGCGTCAACGGTCCAGGTGCTTGCGCAAACTCCGGTCCACCCGGTCCATCGCGCGGTCGAGGATGTCCGCGACCAGCTTGCCGCGCTTGGGCCGCGCCTCGACGTTGCCCAGCACCGCGAGGCCCTCGACGTAGATCACGGGGGCGTCGGGGTCGCCCGAATCCAGTGTGTCCGCCTCGAAGTTGCCGAGGACCCCGCCTCCGCTGCTGCGCAACGACACGTTCTCCGGGACGCGGATCTCCACGTTGCCGAAGACCGAGATCGCCTTGATCGCCACCTGCTGGTACTCGAAGATCGCCTCGCTGAGGTCGATCTCGACGCTGCCGAAGACGGCGTACGCGTGGATACGGCGGCCCGCGCGCCAGCGGCCCTTGCGCATCGCGGTGCTGAACACCGCGACCACGTTCTCGTCGGGCTCCGCCGGGACGGCGCCGAGCCGGGGGCGGTTCGGCGCGCTCGCGTAGGCCGCCGCGCCGCGGCCCGTGTGGGCGGCGGGCAGGTCCCGGACGAACTGGTCGAGCTCACCGACCGTCTTGGTGGCCAGCACCCCTTCGACCCGCTCCGCGTGCTCGTCGGAGGTGAGGCGCCCCTCGGCGAGGGCCTCGCGCAGGATGTCGGCGATCCGGTCGCGGTCGGCGTCCGAGGCGCGCAGTTCGGCGTCGGCGGCACGGGTTTCGGTGCGCTTCTGAAGGTCCACGGCAGCAGCGTACCCAAACGCGATAGATCGCGACTAGGGGTGGGGGCGAAGAGGTCGTCCCGAACTGAGCCTTACCTCACAGGCTCACGGCCCGCACCAGGTTCTAGGCTGGTGGACGCCCGCTGACGGAGGCCGGCCTCCGCCGAGTGAGCGTGGTCGGGCTCCCGGTAAGGGCCTCGGCGCCCCCGAGGCGAACCGAGCACCGAGAAATCAAGTGAGGAATGGGCGAAGATGCCTGAGTTCGCGTACACCGATCTGCTCCCCCAGGGAGAGGACACCACCCCGTACCGGCTGGTGACCTCCGAGGGTGTCTCCACCTTCGAGGCCGACGGGCGGACGTTCCTCAAGGTCGAGCCGGAGGCGCTGCGCACGCTCGCCGCCGAGGCGATCCACGACATCCAGCACTATCTGCGGCCCGCCCACCTGGCCCAGCTGCGCCGGATCATCGACGACCCCGAGGCGTCGGCCAACGACAAGTTCGTCGCCCTGGACCTGCTGAAGAACGCGAACATCGCGGCCGCGGGCGTCCTGCCGATGTGCCAGGACACCGGCACGGCGATCGTGATGGGCAAGCGGGGGCAGAACGTCCTCACCGAGGGCGGCGACGAGTCGGCCCTGAGCCGCGGCATCTACGACGCCTACAAGAACCTCAATCTGCGCTATTCGCAGATGGCTCCGCTCACCATGTGGGAGGAGAAGAACACGGGCTCGAACCTGCCGGCGCAGATCGAGCTGTACGCGACCGACGGCGGCGCCTACAAGTTCCTCTTCATGGCCAAGGGCGGCGGCTCCGCGAACAAGAGCTTCCTGTACCAGGAGACGAAGGCCGTCCTGAACGAGTCCTCCATGATGAAGTTCCTGGAGGAGAAGATCCGTTCGCTCGGCACGGCCGCCTGCCCGCCGTACCACCTGGCCATCGTGGTCGGCGGGACGAGCGCCGAGTACGCCCTGAAGACGGCGAAGTACGCCTCCGCGCACTACCTGGACGAGATCCCCGCCGAGGGCTCCGAGCTGGGCCACGGCTTCCGGGACAAGGACCTGGAGCAGAAGGTCTTCGAGCTGACGCAGAAGATCGGCATCGGCGCGCAGTTCGGCGGCAAGTACTTCTGCCACGACGTGCGGGTGGTCCGCCTCCCCCGGCACGGCGCGTCCTGCCCGGTGGCGATCGCCGTGTCGTGCTCCGCGGACCGTCAGGCCGTCGCGAAGATCACCGCCGAGGGCGTCTTCCTGGAGCAGCTGGAGACGGACCCGGCGCGCTTCCTGCCCGAGACGACCGACGAGCACCTCGACGAGTCGGGCGACGTCGTGCGCATCGACCTCAACCAGCCGATGGACGACATCCTCGCCGAGCTGACCAAGTACCCGGTGAAGACCCGTCTCTCGCTCTCCGGCCCGCTGGTCGTGGCCCGCGACATCGCGCACGCCAAGATCAAGGAGCGGCTCGACGCGGGTGAGGAGATGCCGCAGTACCTGAAGGACCACCCGGTGTACTACGCCGGTCCGGCCAAGACCCCCGAGGGCTACGCGTCCGGCTCCTTCGGCCCGACGACGGCCGGCCGCATGGACTCCTACGTGGAGCAGTTCCAGGCGGCGGGCGGCTCCAAGGTGATGCTCGCGAAGGGCAACCGGTCGGCGCAGGTCACCCAGGCGTGCGACAAGCACGGCGGCTTCTACCTCGGCTCGATCGGCGGACCCGCCGCCCGTCTCGCCCAGGACTGCATCAAGAAGGTCGAGGTCGTCGAGTACGAGGAGCTCGGCATGGAGGCCGTCTGGAAGATCGAGGTCGAGGACTTCCCGGCGTTCGTCGTGGTCGACGACAAGGGCAACGACTTCTTCCAGAACCCGGCCCCCGAGCCGACGTTCACCCACATCCCGGTGCGGGGCCCCGGGCTCGCGTAGCGCCTCTCGGGGCGGCCGGGGAGTCGATCCACCCCCGCGCCGCCCCACCACGCCCCTTCGCGCTCCCTTCCGGCTCCCTTTCCGCTCCGTCCCGGCTTCCGTCCGCCGTTCCCTCCGGCACCCCGGCGGTCCCGGCGGCCGTCCCGGGACGCCCGGACCGCGCAGGTCACACACCTGCACGATGTCCCATTTCGTCCCAGGAACAGTGGGACGGCATCTTTGCGCGCTTTGCCGTGAACACTCCGCAATGACCGGATCGCAACCCGTGGTCCGCAGGTCATCTCGGAGGGAAATAGCATGATCAGTCGCATGGTGCGCAAGGGGCTCGTGGCCGCGGTCGCGGTCGCCGCCGTCTTCCCGGCGACCGCCGTCGCCTCCACCGTCCCGGCCGCGCGGACCACCGCCGTCCGGCACGCCGCCCACCACCACGTACGGGGCCTTGTGACGACCCACCACACGCGGCTGCTCGTCCGCTCCGGACCGGGCACCGCCTACCGGGTCGTCGGTTCGCGTCCGGACGGACACGTGGTGTCGCTGTCCTGCAAGAAGCGGGGATCCGCCGTCCGGGGCAACCACCGCTGGTACCGCCTGGCCCACCACCGGGGGTACGTGTCCGCGCACTACGTCCGCACCGGCGGTGGCGTCCGCTGGTGCTGACGGGCGTGCCGGCGCCCGGCTCCTGAGTTCCGACGCCTCCTGACGGGGTGGGGGTCCACCCCGTCAGGAGGTCCTACGAGTCGATCAGCCGACCACCCGACCACCCCACCGGTGCCGGAACCACAGGTCAACTCCCCTTCATCATCCGGTTCGCATTCGGGCGACCCGGGTGTGCGCGGGCACGCGAAGAGGGAACGGATCAGGCGGCCACCCCGGCACGGTGAGGGAGCGAGATGGAGAGCCACGTGACGGTCAAGAGACAGCCGCTGCTGCCCGACCCCTCGGACGACGCGGAACGACCCGACGAGGAATTCCTGGTGGAACGGCTGCGGGGG
This region includes:
- a CDS encoding exodeoxyribonuclease VII small subunit translates to MTGKVDETLGYEQARDELIEVVRRLEAGGTTLEESLALWERGEELAKVCRRWLEGARARLDAALAEEGPKEVDAGAE
- a CDS encoding malonic semialdehyde reductase — translated: MSLVLDPAAQDLLFREARTSNTFTDEPVTDEQVQAIYDLVKYGPTAFNQSPLRITLVRSTEARERLVKHMAEGNQPKTSTAPLVAILSADNEFHEELPTLFPHFPAAKDVFYSERPAREGAASLNAALQAAYFIIGIRAAGLAAGPMTGLDFAGVQKEFLDDDHTPLMVVNIGKPGEDAWFPRSPRLDFDQVVTTV
- a CDS encoding DUF4245 domain-containing protein, which encodes MAGTKGKQTVRDMLLSLGLIGIMAGVIYIFIPHDDSEPPLKRVDYRVELLTARRAASYPVAAPEGLPGTWKATSVRYDGAAFDAWHLGFHDPEGQYVAIEQSTQRAAAFIDSASQGAAATKATERIGDRTWERYEGDKYDALVLRGKGSTTVVTGTASFGQLARMAGALKTS
- the glpX gene encoding class II fructose-bisphosphatase yields the protein MTEHHLPSELEVPSEAPDRNLALELVRVTEAAAMAAGRWVGRGDKIGADGAAVRAMRTLVSTVSMNGVVVIGEGEKDEAPMLFNGERVGDGTGPECDIAVDPIDGTTLTAKGMTNAIAVLAAADRGTMFDPSAVFYMDKLVTGPEAADFVDINAPVSVNIRRVAKAKRSTPEDVTVVILDRPRHEGIIKEIRETGARIKLISDGDVAGSILALREGTGIDLLLGIGGTPEGIISACAVKCLGGTIQGKLWPKDDDERQRALDAGHDLDRVLFTDDLVSGENVFFVATGITDGELLRGVRYRAEVATTESIVMRSKSGTVRQITSQHRLSKLRAYSAIDFDRAK
- a CDS encoding WhiB family transcriptional regulator, whose protein sequence is MLQPPHQSLQVAAVPAQRAPVRDRDQEAPWHTEAVCRRDEAGLFFAPSKEPTASRLSREEAAKRVCARCPVMVECREHALLQPEPYGVWGGLTAAERRVVLARRRRRDLELKKAARGPIAAAG
- a CDS encoding DUF1707 SHOCT-like domain-containing protein encodes the protein MDLQKRTETRAADAELRASDADRDRIADILREALAEGRLTSDEHAERVEGVLATKTVGELDQFVRDLPAAHTGRGAAAYASAPNRPRLGAVPAEPDENVVAVFSTAMRKGRWRAGRRIHAYAVFGSVEIDLSEAIFEYQQVAIKAISVFGNVEIRVPENVSLRSSGGGVLGNFEADTLDSGDPDAPVIYVEGLAVLGNVEARPKRGKLVADILDRAMDRVDRSLRKHLDR
- a CDS encoding fumarate hydratase, yielding MPEFAYTDLLPQGEDTTPYRLVTSEGVSTFEADGRTFLKVEPEALRTLAAEAIHDIQHYLRPAHLAQLRRIIDDPEASANDKFVALDLLKNANIAAAGVLPMCQDTGTAIVMGKRGQNVLTEGGDESALSRGIYDAYKNLNLRYSQMAPLTMWEEKNTGSNLPAQIELYATDGGAYKFLFMAKGGGSANKSFLYQETKAVLNESSMMKFLEEKIRSLGTAACPPYHLAIVVGGTSAEYALKTAKYASAHYLDEIPAEGSELGHGFRDKDLEQKVFELTQKIGIGAQFGGKYFCHDVRVVRLPRHGASCPVAIAVSCSADRQAVAKITAEGVFLEQLETDPARFLPETTDEHLDESGDVVRIDLNQPMDDILAELTKYPVKTRLSLSGPLVVARDIAHAKIKERLDAGEEMPQYLKDHPVYYAGPAKTPEGYASGSFGPTTAGRMDSYVEQFQAAGGSKVMLAKGNRSAQVTQACDKHGGFYLGSIGGPAARLAQDCIKKVEVVEYEELGMEAVWKIEVEDFPAFVVVDDKGNDFFQNPAPEPTFTHIPVRGPGLA
- a CDS encoding SH3 domain-containing protein, giving the protein MISRMVRKGLVAAVAVAAVFPATAVASTVPAARTTAVRHAAHHHVRGLVTTHHTRLLVRSGPGTAYRVVGSRPDGHVVSLSCKKRGSAVRGNHRWYRLAHHRGYVSAHYVRTGGGVRWC